One Methanolobus sp. WCC4 DNA segment encodes these proteins:
- the ppcA gene encoding phosphoenolpyruvate carboxylase gives MSKNNDHPKIMCTQHPDTASKYVSTQEEPEEALEAATIFGCDEYMPDYEGKATPYHQNVQIVSKFIEETDLVPGKDFFITPRAPSAVQENRFRQLMVMMSIAEANQMALEYSDVQAIDEFVHPMTGSVREIIEAQQHMVDVSDLAKKEFGSSMEVPRIVPLIEDAPSLLHAKKMTEETILSWDEHFGTAPEKFRIFLGKSDSALSFGHVVSALSCKYAINSIVELNTEIDTRTGVILGAGSLPFRGHLDLNNADNFFNEYKGIGTITLQSAVRHDNDKEDAKALVKLAKERLPETPDIYSVEEKEEMVNIMGIFGARYNRILGELAPTVNRIAELLPQQRDRLLNKGRNGYSRTAPDISGITCLCRSDIAKELKGSMPVEGLNMPRAIKFTGALYSIGLPPEFIGTGLALEDTRRELGEKAFENLLTKYYSSLKGDLDIASRYLNLNVASRFISETCLKEVSKDIGILVDILGLETSPEPSYNILLEMMQPELLRTGDHMDEEVSQLVCSTITKMGKLRKALG, from the coding sequence ATGAGCAAGAATAACGATCATCCAAAAATAATGTGTACTCAGCACCCGGACACTGCATCAAAGTATGTTTCTACGCAGGAAGAACCTGAGGAAGCTCTTGAGGCTGCAACCATATTCGGCTGCGATGAATATATGCCGGATTATGAGGGAAAGGCAACACCTTATCACCAGAATGTCCAGATAGTATCAAAATTCATTGAAGAGACCGACCTTGTCCCGGGTAAAGACTTTTTTATCACTCCCAGGGCTCCGAGTGCGGTTCAGGAAAATCGATTCAGGCAACTTATGGTTATGATGTCCATTGCCGAGGCTAACCAGATGGCGCTTGAATATTCTGATGTGCAGGCTATCGATGAATTCGTACACCCGATGACCGGCTCGGTCAGAGAGATCATTGAAGCCCAACAGCACATGGTTGATGTAAGTGATCTTGCAAAAAAGGAGTTCGGATCATCAATGGAGGTTCCTCGTATTGTTCCTCTTATCGAGGATGCTCCTTCACTGCTGCATGCAAAGAAAATGACAGAAGAAACGATACTTTCCTGGGATGAGCATTTTGGAACAGCTCCTGAAAAGTTCAGGATCTTCCTGGGGAAGTCAGACTCAGCTTTATCTTTTGGTCATGTTGTAAGTGCGCTTTCATGTAAATATGCCATCAATTCAATTGTGGAATTGAACACTGAGATCGACACAAGGACGGGTGTTATACTGGGGGCAGGATCCCTGCCTTTCAGAGGGCATCTTGATCTGAATAATGCAGATAATTTCTTCAATGAGTATAAAGGCATAGGGACCATCACTCTTCAGTCAGCTGTCCGACATGACAATGATAAAGAGGATGCAAAAGCCCTTGTAAAGCTTGCAAAAGAAAGACTTCCGGAGACACCTGACATATATTCAGTCGAAGAGAAAGAAGAAATGGTTAATATCATGGGGATCTTCGGAGCAAGATACAATAGAATTCTCGGAGAACTGGCCCCGACAGTGAACAGGATCGCTGAACTACTTCCACAGCAACGGGACCGTTTGCTGAACAAGGGCAGGAATGGATATTCCAGGACTGCTCCGGATATCTCAGGCATAACATGTCTTTGTCGCAGTGATATTGCAAAAGAGCTTAAAGGCAGCATGCCTGTCGAAGGCCTGAATATGCCAAGGGCTATTAAATTCACGGGTGCGCTTTATTCCATAGGCCTGCCACCGGAGTTCATAGGTACTGGCCTTGCTCTGGAAGATACCAGAAGGGAACTTGGAGAAAAAGCTTTTGAGAATTTACTTACTAAGTATTACTCCTCTCTGAAGGGCGATCTTGATATTGCATCACGGTATCTGAATCTCAATGTTGCATCCCGCTTTATTTCGGAAACATGCTTGAAAGAGGTAAGTAAGGATATTGGGATCCTGGTTGATATCCTTGGTCTTGAAACAAGTCCGGAGCCTTCATACAACATTCTGTTGGAAATGATGCAGCCTGAGCTTCTCCGGACAGGGGACCACATGGATGAAGAGGTGTCTCAGCTGGTATGTTCTACCATTACTAAAATGGGGAAACTAAGAAAAGCCCTGGGGTAA
- a CDS encoding ubiquitin-like small modifier protein 1, with product MVFIKFSSALNNVTGTRATTIELGEATIKELVERLVTEYGRDFETLMLENGEIRRFINVYVNGEDIRHLSGIDTKITNNDEVSVLPAISGG from the coding sequence ATGGTATTCATCAAATTCTCATCTGCCCTGAACAATGTGACAGGAACAAGAGCTACAACCATTGAACTGGGCGAAGCAACGATAAAAGAGCTTGTTGAAAGACTTGTAACCGAATACGGCAGAGATTTCGAAACACTAATGCTGGAGAATGGAGAGATCAGAAGGTTCATCAATGTGTATGTGAACGGCGAAGATATCAGGCACCTTTCCGGGATCGATACGAAGATCACTAACAATGATGAGGTTTCAGTCCTGCCTGCAATAAGTGGTGGATGA
- a CDS encoding ATPase domain-containing protein — protein MTGADPSERVNTGISGLDEMLRGGFFKGTANVVSGKSGTGKTIFGTQFIAEGAKNGEKVMCIITSEESKSIVREMKTSFGLDLEEYVEQGLLTFVDITDPSLRLQKSVEIAPSELIKSFKKLVESKIEDIQPTRIFIDSIEALFLAIESNYKLRTLIDDVFSVFRKHDVTSVITVGAMFGLDEMVEYGADSVIKLDRIIAGNNLQRSIYIMKMRGSGTINEVRVLNISDNGMSVLAQSPYLD, from the coding sequence ATGACAGGTGCTGACCCATCAGAGAGAGTGAATACCGGGATATCCGGACTGGATGAAATGTTGCGCGGAGGATTCTTCAAAGGAACTGCAAATGTCGTGTCAGGAAAATCTGGTACTGGTAAAACGATATTTGGAACACAGTTCATAGCTGAAGGAGCAAAGAACGGTGAAAAGGTAATGTGCATCATCACCTCAGAAGAATCAAAATCAATTGTCAGAGAGATGAAAACATCCTTTGGCCTGGACCTTGAGGAATATGTCGAACAGGGATTACTCACCTTTGTAGATATTACAGACCCAAGCCTTCGCCTTCAGAAGAGTGTCGAGATCGCACCATCCGAACTTATCAAAAGCTTTAAGAAACTGGTGGAAAGCAAGATAGAGGATATACAGCCAACACGTATCTTCATCGATTCAATAGAAGCCCTCTTCCTTGCAATAGAATCAAATTACAAACTAAGAACACTGATAGATGATGTTTTCAGCGTGTTCCGCAAGCATGACGTGACATCCGTAATAACCGTAGGGGCAATGTTCGGACTGGACGAGATGGTAGAATATGGTGCTGACTCCGTCATTAAGCTGGACCGTATAATCGCAGGTAACAACCTTCAGCGTTCCATCTATATTATGAAGATGAGAGGATCAGGCACAATAAATGAGGTAAGGGTCCTTAACATATCAGATAATGGTATGTCTGTGCTTGCGCAGTCACCATACCTCGATTAA
- a CDS encoding helix-turn-helix domain-containing protein codes for MASSIPEMLRAECKCEDMAKCVLGLKELDINTYKTLLEHGAMTAERLGELLGRERSTAYRSLQNLIAAGLVYRETKSISIGGYYYEYVAIEPTVVKEMIRKTIDQWYQKMNDLIENFDKELIV; via the coding sequence ATGGCAAGTTCTATACCTGAAATGCTAAGAGCCGAATGTAAATGCGAAGATATGGCGAAATGTGTGCTTGGGCTTAAAGAACTTGATATAAATACATACAAGACATTGCTCGAACATGGTGCAATGACCGCAGAGAGACTTGGAGAACTCCTTGGAAGAGAGCGCAGTACAGCATACCGCTCATTGCAGAACCTCATTGCCGCAGGTCTTGTGTACAGGGAAACAAAGTCCATATCCATTGGCGGATACTATTATGAATACGTGGCAATAGAACCCACCGTGGTCAAAGAGATGATCAGGAAGACAATAGACCAGTGGTATCAGAAGATGAACGACCTTATTGAGAACTTCGATAAGGAACTTATTGTCTGA
- a CDS encoding ABC transporter substrate-binding protein, translating to MKELRIGHLSTMYHSSFILMSKNWLEKAGIEPKWKLFGGGPAIVRALENNEVDIGYIGLPPTMIGIDRGLKAKCIAGGHVEGTVMIATKGYLTLDECNNDNIRFLEQFKGLPIACPPAGSIHDVIIRNYIREAGFEEEIDVLNYDWADMIPEAIMDGEIKAAVGTPSLAVVAKRYCDAKVVISPEKLWPDNPSYGIVASQKMIDESPDTLLKFIELHDKACKFIHQNTKEASELVAEAVKMVDAEFVHDMYIISPKYTAKISEEYIASTMRFVDVLHELGYISGKLSQDNIFDLRFVKELEL from the coding sequence ATGAAAGAATTAAGAATAGGGCACCTTTCCACAATGTACCATAGCTCATTCATACTTATGAGTAAGAACTGGCTGGAAAAAGCAGGTATTGAACCCAAATGGAAACTTTTCGGAGGCGGGCCTGCGATAGTCCGTGCACTGGAGAACAATGAGGTGGACATAGGTTACATCGGACTTCCCCCTACTATGATCGGTATTGACAGAGGACTGAAAGCAAAGTGTATCGCAGGAGGTCATGTTGAAGGAACAGTGATGATAGCCACTAAAGGATACCTTACGCTTGATGAATGTAATAACGATAACATACGGTTTTTAGAACAATTCAAAGGACTCCCCATTGCCTGCCCACCTGCGGGCTCCATCCATGACGTGATAATAAGGAACTATATAAGAGAAGCAGGGTTTGAAGAAGAGATCGATGTCCTTAATTATGACTGGGCTGACATGATACCCGAAGCCATCATGGATGGCGAGATAAAGGCTGCCGTTGGAACACCATCACTTGCAGTCGTTGCAAAAAGATATTGTGATGCAAAAGTTGTTATCTCTCCTGAAAAACTCTGGCCGGATAACCCAAGTTATGGGATCGTTGCAAGCCAGAAAATGATAGATGAGTCGCCTGACACACTGCTGAAGTTCATAGAATTACACGACAAAGCATGCAAATTCATCCACCAGAATACTAAAGAAGCATCAGAACTGGTTGCAGAGGCTGTAAAGATGGTTGATGCAGAGTTCGTACATGACATGTATATAATCTCACCCAAATATACTGCAAAGATATCCGAAGAATATATTGCATCCACCATGAGATTCGTGGATGTACTGCATGAACTTGGATATATCTCAGGCAAGCTCAGCCAGGATAATATCTTCGACCTTCGTTTTGTGAAGGAACTGGAACTTTAG
- a CDS encoding DUF5591 domain-containing protein has protein sequence MTIIPEDERSDLPLDTDEVIYHPDMIRANEWVLSEYEAPVRDVCIFVPCAKKKPYHESPSHKIFDKVIFGILGPEEVHVVVFGTCGITPRELDTEYPFMDYQFMLGKCNVAKVKRDFIKMESQRLAEYLRKTRDNYKHRIAYCIGDFRKAMELAVEMSGVDVTIVPKEGTINSQVQPGKKFIYGSLNQTSYLRDFSDAIADISGKGLKNDIRSEDEQNNTNDNDWYLF, from the coding sequence TTGACAATAATACCTGAAGACGAAAGGTCCGATCTCCCTCTGGATACGGATGAAGTTATCTATCACCCTGATATGATACGTGCAAACGAGTGGGTACTGAGTGAATATGAGGCTCCGGTCAGAGATGTCTGTATCTTTGTCCCGTGTGCCAAGAAAAAACCATACCATGAAAGTCCTTCACACAAGATATTCGATAAAGTTATCTTCGGGATCCTTGGACCTGAAGAGGTTCATGTGGTGGTCTTTGGAACATGTGGGATAACTCCGAGGGAGTTAGATACCGAATACCCTTTCATGGACTATCAGTTCATGCTTGGTAAATGCAATGTGGCAAAGGTAAAACGTGATTTCATTAAAATGGAAAGTCAACGTCTTGCGGAGTATCTAAGGAAGACCCGGGATAACTACAAGCATCGTATCGCTTACTGCATTGGTGACTTCAGGAAAGCAATGGAACTGGCGGTTGAGATGTCAGGTGTTGATGTGACCATTGTGCCCAAAGAAGGGACCATCAATTCACAGGTCCAGCCAGGAAAGAAGTTCATCTATGGGAGCCTGAATCAAACCAGCTATCTTCGTGACTTTTCCGATGCAATTGCAGACATTTCAGGAAAAGGTCTGAAGAATGATATCAGGAGCGAAGATGAACAGAATAATACCAACGATAATGACTGGTATCTTTTCTGA
- a CDS encoding carboxymuconolactone decarboxylase family protein: protein MEGHPLGIIQEKDSEFFDIIEGARENALSEGSIPLKYKFLIAMALDADHGAVDGVKVLALQAMEAGATKKEIMEAVRIANFIGGIGSAYTAANGLREIL from the coding sequence ATGGAAGGACACCCACTAGGCATAATTCAGGAAAAGGACAGTGAATTCTTCGACATCATAGAAGGAGCACGTGAGAACGCACTTTCAGAGGGCAGTATACCACTGAAATACAAATTCCTCATAGCCATGGCACTTGATGCAGACCATGGAGCTGTGGATGGAGTTAAAGTACTTGCCCTGCAGGCAATGGAAGCAGGTGCTACAAAGAAAGAGATAATGGAAGCTGTGCGTATCGCTAACTTCATAGGAGGCATTGGAAGCGCTTACACCGCAGCCAACGGACTCAGGGAAATACTCTAA
- a CDS encoding cohesin domain-containing protein, which yields MIRPVFRKLSGIILIFLCIVFLSGMATASTSVSIVPSSHTAGPGKDLTLEVHVKPDTAVAGLQFDLSYDNRLVDINNIKEGDFFASTGSAVMFNPGIIDEQKGTVSMIYSAVIMGDPVSDEGIFCTIDITTGYNNGPCELRITDVVLGDVNGNELPVVTFDSIINIDVASENDEEADSNDEGTEFNIIQKQDEEAIASQEPEQSGTGNENLEAVFASIDDPEGAGDLNENEETEFTSTGASGVTMLALAVIAFFAIAYFLDRKK from the coding sequence ATGATCAGGCCAGTATTCAGGAAACTGAGTGGCATAATACTCATTTTTTTGTGCATTGTATTCCTTTCGGGAATGGCAACAGCTTCCACAAGTGTTAGCATTGTTCCATCCTCACATACGGCAGGACCAGGAAAGGACCTCACATTAGAGGTCCATGTCAAGCCGGATACGGCAGTAGCAGGCTTACAGTTCGATCTGAGCTATGATAACAGACTTGTAGACATCAACAATATCAAAGAAGGAGACTTCTTTGCAAGCACCGGTTCAGCTGTGATGTTCAATCCAGGCATTATTGATGAACAGAAAGGAACCGTATCCATGATCTACAGCGCAGTCATCATGGGAGATCCGGTTTCAGATGAAGGTATCTTTTGCACGATAGATATCACAACAGGATATAATAATGGACCATGTGAGCTCAGGATCACAGATGTTGTTCTGGGAGACGTGAATGGGAACGAATTGCCTGTTGTGACCTTTGACTCAATAATAAATATTGATGTTGCATCAGAAAATGATGAAGAAGCAGACAGCAACGACGAAGGCACCGAATTTAATATCATCCAGAAACAGGACGAAGAAGCCATTGCATCACAGGAACCGGAACAAAGTGGTACTGGTAATGAGAATTTGGAAGCGGTCTTTGCTAGCATAGATGACCCGGAAGGAGCAGGTGACCTGAACGAGAATGAAGAAACGGAGTTCACCAGTACCGGCGCGTCAGGTGTAACAATGTTAGCTCTTGCAGTAATAGCTTTTTTTGCAATTGCATATTTCCTTGACAGGAAAAAATAA
- a CDS encoding AI-2E family transporter produces the protein MTRSSRMLQALLILGILVAVLVYALYPFINAFFGAFILYVVFKPLYIYMTSKKGINRGISAFGIIILTIVLILIPLYMLMAIVIIQIQDILFDTGTIIEYLNAASLYMKELHLESLPIDININEKITEIISTAANFFSVMLVNAIQSLGQRLIEFIIMYFLLYYLLVGIGSKYSLKLQNIVPFSKKNTEILQNEFKSIVNATLISSGIIAIVQGGLLTLTFLLLGVEGAFLWGFVAVILSFLPLVGATFIWVPAVLIQLIQQDYFTAAGILIGGGILSTIDNFLRPMIQNKVGKIHPLESLIGVIIGLNLFGLLGIVIGPLLISYVALMARMFNEEYLVD, from the coding sequence ATGACCCGTTCTTCAAGGATGTTACAGGCATTACTTATACTTGGAATATTAGTAGCGGTCCTTGTCTATGCCCTCTACCCATTCATTAATGCTTTTTTCGGTGCTTTCATCCTGTATGTGGTCTTCAAACCTTTGTACATCTACATGACAAGTAAAAAAGGAATAAATAGGGGCATATCTGCCTTTGGCATCATCATTCTGACAATAGTCCTGATACTGATACCCCTATATATGCTAATGGCAATTGTGATCATCCAGATACAGGATATTCTTTTTGATACAGGCACTATCATAGAATATCTGAACGCTGCCAGCCTGTACATGAAAGAACTGCACCTTGAATCATTGCCGATAGACATCAACATCAATGAGAAGATAACAGAGATCATTTCGACAGCAGCCAATTTCTTCAGTGTTATGCTCGTTAACGCAATTCAAAGTCTGGGACAAAGGCTAATTGAATTCATCATCATGTATTTCCTGCTTTATTACTTGCTTGTAGGGATCGGTTCTAAATACTCGCTCAAACTTCAAAATATAGTCCCTTTCAGCAAGAAGAACACAGAGATACTCCAGAATGAGTTCAAGTCCATTGTAAATGCAACCCTTATAAGTTCAGGAATAATTGCCATCGTACAGGGAGGGCTGCTCACACTGACCTTCCTTTTGCTTGGAGTAGAAGGAGCATTCCTCTGGGGATTTGTTGCAGTGATACTTTCATTCCTGCCACTAGTGGGTGCTACATTCATCTGGGTCCCCGCAGTGCTGATCCAGCTGATCCAGCAGGATTATTTTACTGCAGCAGGAATCCTTATTGGCGGAGGGATCCTCAGTACCATCGATAACTTCCTGCGACCCATGATACAGAACAAAGTAGGAAAGATCCATCCACTTGAATCACTCATCGGAGTGATAATAGGATTGAACCTGTTCGGACTGCTGGGTATCGTCATCGGACCACTGCTGATATCGTATGTGGCCCTCATGGCAAGGATGTTCAACGAGGAGTACTTAGTAGATTGA
- the hmgA gene encoding hydroxymethylglutaryl-CoA reductase (NADPH), which yields MTSRTELNREKKELLEGVISGEISFHKLDSLTDKETAVMIRRYAIEESSDFNFDHIQNFSIDVENASKKNIENMIGVIQVPLGVAGPLKVNGEFADDSFQLPLATTEGALVASVNRGCSVITRSGGANVRIFQDVMTRAPVFRLENVIRAKEFADWLNDPSVLSRMKAKAADTTRFGELIDVKAFVTGNTVYVRFSYDTKDAMGMNMVTIATDAVLSLIEDEFGAIPVSLSGNMCTDKKPAAINNILGRGKTTVADVTIPASLVSERLKCKPETMVEVNYRKNLLGSARAGSLGYNAHAANIIAAMYIACGQDPAHVVEGSSTITTMEITQYGDLYCSVTLPAMAIGTVGGGTNLGPQLDCLRMLGVSGSGTPPGSNAKKLAEIIASAVLAGEISLVGAQAAGHLARAHAELGR from the coding sequence ATGACATCAAGAACTGAACTTAACAGGGAAAAAAAAGAGTTGCTAGAGGGTGTTATCTCCGGCGAGATATCTTTTCACAAACTTGACAGCCTTACCGATAAAGAAACTGCTGTCATGATACGACGATATGCTATTGAGGAAAGCTCTGACTTCAATTTCGATCACATACAGAACTTTTCAATAGATGTTGAGAATGCAAGTAAGAAGAACATAGAGAATATGATCGGTGTAATTCAGGTTCCTCTGGGTGTGGCCGGTCCTCTTAAAGTGAATGGTGAATTTGCAGATGATTCTTTCCAGTTGCCACTGGCCACAACAGAAGGTGCTCTTGTTGCAAGTGTTAACAGGGGCTGTTCTGTAATTACCCGTTCAGGTGGTGCAAATGTCCGTATATTCCAGGATGTAATGACACGTGCTCCTGTGTTCAGGCTTGAGAATGTGATCCGTGCAAAGGAATTTGCTGACTGGCTGAACGACCCTTCAGTTCTTTCCCGCATGAAGGCCAAGGCAGCAGATACCACACGCTTTGGTGAACTTATCGATGTGAAGGCATTTGTAACTGGTAATACTGTGTATGTACGTTTCTCATATGATACCAAGGATGCTATGGGGATGAATATGGTAACTATTGCTACAGATGCTGTTCTCAGTTTGATTGAGGATGAGTTTGGTGCCATACCTGTGTCACTTTCAGGTAATATGTGCACTGACAAGAAACCGGCAGCTATCAACAACATTCTTGGAAGGGGTAAGACGACCGTTGCCGATGTCACAATACCTGCATCACTTGTGTCTGAACGACTGAAATGCAAACCTGAGACCATGGTAGAGGTAAACTATCGCAAGAACCTGCTTGGTTCTGCAAGGGCCGGCTCCCTCGGATACAATGCACATGCTGCGAACATAATAGCTGCAATGTATATTGCCTGTGGACAGGACCCTGCACACGTTGTAGAGGGTAGCAGCACCATTACCACAATGGAGATCACCCAGTATGGTGACCTGTATTGTTCAGTCACTCTTCCTGCAATGGCGATCGGTACTGTGGGAGGCGGTACCAACCTTGGTCCACAGCTGGATTGCCTGAGGATGCTTGGTGTAAGCGGTTCAGGCACTCCTCCGGGTTCCAATGCAAAGAAACTCGCTGAGATAATTGCCTCAGCCGTACTTGCAGGTGAGATCTCACTGGTAGGTGCACAGGCTGCAGGCCATCTTGCAAGGGCTCATGCAGAACTTGGAAGGTAA
- a CDS encoding YihY/virulence factor BrkB family protein: MISKYASLFKSTLHKWMEDDGIANSAALSFHAIIGMPALLLFTLFLGSIFLKQQLIEAAIITDVSLFADDTSIRILNSLFTQLSVDTSFNFGIVLSFFLYLWSAGNIFVQLQRMTNKMWGPKATDRSWLHTFVRNRAVALFAALVFGVLVAISTLFEVVFFIISDNLEIAFSIPSNIVQAINFGINILTLIALFMFFFRVLPERNPGLRFVFTGSLLTVFLLTIGKYLMGLYLFYSNLTTVYGSIGSVIVIFMWVYMSSIIVTFMAEFIGVYSESA, translated from the coding sequence ATGATATCAAAGTATGCGTCTCTTTTCAAAAGTACACTCCATAAATGGATGGAAGATGATGGTATCGCAAATAGTGCTGCTCTTTCCTTCCATGCTATAATAGGAATGCCGGCACTTCTTCTTTTTACTCTATTTCTGGGCAGCATATTTTTGAAACAACAGTTGATCGAGGCGGCAATAATCACAGATGTATCGCTTTTTGCAGATGATACGTCCATAAGGATATTGAATTCATTATTTACCCAGCTCTCTGTCGATACATCCTTTAACTTTGGTATTGTCCTGAGTTTCTTCTTATATCTCTGGAGTGCAGGGAATATCTTCGTGCAGTTGCAGCGGATGACCAATAAGATGTGGGGTCCAAAGGCAACTGACCGTAGCTGGCTTCATACTTTTGTTCGTAACAGGGCTGTTGCTCTGTTTGCAGCTCTGGTCTTTGGAGTGCTTGTGGCCATAAGTACTTTGTTCGAAGTTGTGTTCTTCATCATTTCTGATAATCTGGAAATAGCATTCTCAATCCCTTCTAATATTGTTCAGGCAATTAATTTTGGAATAAACATTCTGACCCTGATCGCTCTTTTCATGTTCTTTTTCAGGGTGCTTCCTGAAAGGAATCCCGGGTTAAGGTTTGTTTTCACAGGATCATTGCTAACGGTTTTCCTTCTTACTATTGGAAAGTACCTTATGGGTCTCTATCTGTTTTACAGTAACCTGACAACGGTATATGGGTCAATTGGGTCTGTTATTGTTATTTTCATGTGGGTCTACATGTCTTCTATCATTGTGACTTTCATGGCAGAATTCATAGGGGTGTATTCAGAATCGGCATGA
- the moeB gene encoding molybdopterin-synthase adenylyltransferase MoeB has translation MINEFTEEQIHRYSRHIILQEVGGTGQQKLLSSKVLCIGAGGLGSPVIQYLAAAGIGAIGIVDDDVVDLSNLQRQVIHGGNVSMSKVDSAKRYVEGLNPDVDVIIYNERISPDNILDIIKDYDIVVDGSDNFATRYLVNDACVLAKKPLSHGSIFRFEGQVMTIVPDDGPCYRCLFEDAPPADMVPSCQEAGVLGVLPGVIGSIQATEVIKYLLGIGEILKGRLLFYDALNMSFDEIKVRKNPSCPVCGDKPSITDIESENYLHGDGVCSLG, from the coding sequence ATGATAAACGAATTCACTGAAGAGCAGATCCATCGTTATTCAAGACATATCATACTACAGGAAGTAGGCGGAACGGGACAGCAGAAACTGTTATCTTCAAAGGTTCTCTGTATTGGTGCAGGTGGGCTTGGTTCTCCTGTTATTCAATACCTGGCTGCTGCCGGGATAGGGGCCATTGGCATTGTTGATGATGACGTTGTGGACCTCAGTAACCTTCAGAGGCAGGTAATACATGGTGGAAATGTGTCCATGTCAAAGGTCGATTCTGCAAAAAGATATGTTGAAGGACTAAATCCTGATGTGGATGTCATCATCTATAACGAGAGGATAAGTCCTGATAATATTCTTGATATCATAAAGGACTATGATATCGTTGTGGATGGCTCTGACAACTTTGCCACCCGTTATCTGGTCAATGATGCCTGTGTGCTTGCAAAGAAACCACTTTCTCATGGCAGTATTTTCCGTTTTGAGGGTCAGGTCATGACAATAGTCCCGGATGATGGCCCTTGCTACAGATGCCTTTTCGAAGATGCTCCTCCTGCAGACATGGTTCCCAGTTGCCAGGAAGCCGGCGTTCTCGGTGTACTGCCTGGTGTAATCGGTTCCATTCAGGCCACTGAGGTTATCAAGTACTTGCTGGGAATTGGCGAGATACTGAAAGGGAGGCTCTTGTTCTATGATGCATTGAACATGTCCTTTGATGAGATCAAGGTCCGTAAGAATCCTTCATGCCCTGTATGCGGTGACAAGCCTTCGATAACAGATATCGAATCTGAGAACTATCTTCATGGGGATGGAGTATGCAGTCTGGGTTAA